ACTGACAAGAGCAGATTATTTAGAAGAAATAGTAAAAAGTAACAACCTACCAAGTAATACATGAGGAGAAGAAAACCCTTACCCGTGTAATACACGGAGAGGAAAAAACCAAGATCAACAACCTAACATCGCTGAAACGCATACACCAACACCGCCCAACATGACAGAACTTGAAGCTTTACGTGACCTAGTGTTACAGGAACTAAAATTAGGTAAACAAACCCCTGGATACAAAACAACTCAAAAAACTCTGAATCAATTCATCACTCTGTTGAACAAAAGACTGTAAATTTTGTACCTACTCCCCAACCTTATCTCGTTGTGGCTTGCGTTGTCCAACACTTCTACGCCCATTTTTCTTGGGAACGGCTTCAACATTGTCAGACTCAGTTGTTAAAGATATTACCTCAATCTTAGAACTAGGTGTATCTTGTGGCATTTCCTCCGAGACTACAGCAGATTCCTTCTTTTTGCGAGTGGGTCTCTTCTTAGGCGGGGTTTGCACGAATGCTGTCTCCGTAACAACAACAGGAGATTCCTTCTTTTTCCGAGATTGCCTCTTCTTAGGTTCCGGGCTACCAGCCATTGTTTCTGGATTAAGAGTATCAGCCTGTCCCGTCTCCTTCTCAGAACGTTTTTTACGAGTAGATTTAGCAGCAGAAGCAGAAACAGGTGCAACAGTAGATTGTGACCCAGACGATAAATCCACAATCCCACCGGGAACCGAAGTCGAAGTCATCCCCATCTGTAACAAATGCCATAAATGTTCGCGGCGACTTTCCATATAACAAAGTTTTTGTTCCCCCTCAGTCGCTTCTATCGCCATCCGTTCACACTGGGCAAGAGAAAGAGTATGTTCATGCAAACGCTCCAAAGTCAGCGTATCACAGCCATCATGCAACGCTGCCGCCACAGCCCGAATTAACCAATCCTTCAAAACACCCACACAACCAATAGAACGCTCATAGAAATAAAACCAATGCTGCATTAAAGCCGGAGTATCAACCTGAAGAGGAACTTGTCTCAGTAGTGCCAGTAAAACTCCCTGAAAATCCTGCCTATCTTGTTCATTTTGAAACAAATAACGGGGGAAATGAATATCC
This window of the Nodularia sp. LEGE 06071 genome carries:
- a CDS encoding ATP-binding protein; the protein is MENFPESAQSQLKQFKEYAISHPQLAQVDMLLMGAIREPAGFAHVLVYGPSGVGKTTMIRQITRRLNGTTVDQHGSYGVRESGYRNDNVSPMPLLLVETRPSDGGVFNRADYYRTALRLLGEPFYERRMMVDIDAEQTWEKKGRGRSKAAQFNDSPELRQALEEAMSKRGVKAVILDEAQHLMKIGSGASGGKLLDQLDWIKSMTNVTGVLHILIGTYELLSFRNLSGQASRRGLDIHFPRYLFQNEQDRQDFQGVLLALLRQVPLQVDTPALMQHWFYFYERSIGCVGVLKDWLIRAVAAALHDGCDTLTLERLHEHTLSLAQCERMAIEATEGEQKLCYMESRREHLWHLLQMGMTSTSVPGGIVDLSSGSQSTVAPVSASAAKSTRKKRSEKETGQADTLNPETMAGSPEPKKRQSRKKKESPVVVTETAFVQTPPKKRPTRKKKESAVVSEEMPQDTPSSKIEVISLTTESDNVEAVPKKNGRRSVGQRKPQRDKVGE